The following coding sequences lie in one Niabella agricola genomic window:
- the rplC gene encoding 50S ribosomal protein L3 — protein MKGIIGKKLGMTSIYDPSGKQTACTIIEAGPCVVTQVKTTDSDGYNALQISFGDKKESRTTQPEKNHFAKANTSAKKFSKEFRDYSLEKNLGDTITVDIFEEGEKVDVVGTTKGKGFQGVVKRHGFHGVGEQSHGQHDRQRAPGSLGNSSDASRVMKGMRMAGRMGGDRVKLKGLKVVKIFAEKNYILVSGSVPGHIGSIVFIQK, from the coding sequence ATGAAAGGTATTATTGGGAAAAAATTGGGAATGACCAGCATCTATGATCCCTCAGGTAAACAAACAGCCTGCACGATCATTGAAGCAGGTCCTTGTGTTGTAACGCAGGTAAAGACAACAGACTCAGATGGTTACAACGCCTTGCAAATCTCTTTCGGCGATAAAAAAGAAAGCCGCACTACACAACCAGAGAAAAATCACTTCGCTAAAGCTAACACTTCCGCAAAAAAATTCTCAAAAGAGTTCAGAGATTATTCCTTAGAAAAAAATCTTGGTGATACCATTACTGTAGACATCTTCGAAGAAGGTGAAAAAGTTGATGTTGTAGGTACAACAAAGGGTAAAGGTTTCCAGGGTGTTGTAAAACGTCATGGTTTCCACGGGGTAGGTGAGCAGTCACACGGTCAGCACGATCGCCAGCGCGCTCCCGGTTCTTTGGGTAACTCTTCCGATGCCAGCCGAGTAATGAAAGGTATGCGCATGGCCGGCCGTATGGGTGGCGACCGCGTAAAGCTGAAAGGTTTGAAAGTGGTAAAGATCTTCGCTGAAAAAAATTACATCCTGGTAAGCGGTTCTGTACCGGGCCATATCGGTTCCATTGTTTTCATTCAAAAATAA
- the rpsS gene encoding 30S ribosomal protein S19: MARSIKKGPYVATHLEKKVLAINEGKGKKAVIKTWSRRSTITPDFVGHTFAVHNGNKFIPVYVTEFMVGHKLGEFAPTRNFKGHAGDKK; encoded by the coding sequence ATGGCTCGTTCGATAAAAAAAGGTCCTTATGTAGCAACTCACTTGGAAAAAAAAGTGTTGGCTATTAACGAAGGAAAAGGAAAAAAGGCTGTAATTAAAACCTGGAGCCGCCGCTCTACAATTACACCCGATTTTGTAGGCCACACATTTGCCGTGCATAATGGAAATAAATTCATCCCCGTATATGTTACGGAGTTTATGGTAGGCCATAAACTGGGTGAATTTGCACCTACCCGCAACTTTAAAGGACACGCGGGCGATAAAAAATAA
- a CDS encoding UbiA-like polyprenyltransferase: protein MSVTKNYLSLVKFSHTIFAMPFALIGFFLGVRNTDTSDQSPNATGIMPTMWNKTIYFFREKGWVFLLVLLCMIFARNAAMSFNRYLDRKYDALNPRTAVREIPAGVLSASSVLWFTILNSVLFIVATYFINPICFYLSPVALLVVLGYSYTKRFTALCHLVLGLGLSLAPIGAYLAVTGVFDTLPILFSFAVLFWVSGFDIIYALQDEGFDRSNQLYSIPSVLGGKRALRVSELLHLLSATAVIAAAFKGAFGGWYWAGVSVFVGMLVYQHSIVKPNDLRRVNLAFMTANGIASVVFAVFVIADMFLR, encoded by the coding sequence ATGTCTGTTACAAAGAATTACCTAAGCCTCGTAAAGTTTTCCCATACCATTTTTGCCATGCCTTTTGCATTGATTGGCTTTTTCCTGGGGGTCCGCAACACGGATACCAGCGATCAGTCGCCCAATGCTACTGGTATTATGCCCACAATGTGGAATAAAACCATCTATTTTTTTCGTGAAAAAGGCTGGGTGTTTTTATTGGTGCTCCTTTGTATGATTTTTGCCCGCAATGCCGCCATGTCGTTTAACCGGTACCTCGACCGGAAATACGATGCGCTGAATCCACGTACGGCGGTCCGGGAAATACCTGCCGGTGTCTTGTCTGCCAGCAGTGTCTTGTGGTTTACCATTCTGAACAGCGTATTGTTTATTGTAGCTACCTATTTTATCAACCCCATTTGTTTTTATTTGTCGCCGGTGGCCTTACTGGTAGTGCTGGGCTATAGCTATACCAAACGGTTTACGGCGCTTTGCCACCTGGTATTGGGCCTGGGGCTTTCGCTGGCTCCAATAGGTGCGTATCTGGCGGTAACCGGAGTATTTGACACCCTGCCGATTCTTTTCTCTTTTGCCGTTCTTTTCTGGGTGAGCGGTTTTGATATTATTTACGCATTGCAGGATGAGGGCTTCGACCGGTCGAACCAGCTGTATTCGATACCATCTGTATTGGGCGGTAAACGGGCGCTTCGGGTATCCGAGCTGCTGCACCTGCTGAGCGCCACAGCTGTGATTGCCGCAGCTTTTAAGGGCGCTTTCGGGGGATGGTACTGGGCCGGGGTTTCCGTTTTTGTGGGCATGTTGGTTTATCAGCACAGTATCGTAAAGCCGAACGATCTTCGTCGGGTAAACCTTGCTTTTATGACCGCCAATGGTATTGCATCGGTGGTTTTTGCGGTGTTTGTAATCGCAGATATGTTTTTGCGGTAG
- the rplB gene encoding 50S ribosomal protein L2 has translation MSVRKFKPVTAGTRWRIGNSYSEVTTNKPEKSLLETKKSTGGRNSSGHLTMRYRGGGHKKKYRIVDFKRDKHDVAAKVVSIEYDPNRTAFIALLEYADGEKRYIIAPQGLVVGTEVISGNAVAPEIGNALQLKNMPLGTNVHNIELNPGQGGKISRSAGASAQLTNKEEKYAVLKMPSGELRKVLINCFATVGVVSNSDHSLQSMGKAGRNRWKGIRPRNRGVAMNPVDHPMGGGEGRASGGHPRSRTGKYAKGEKTRTVGKSSDKLILQRKNGSKLAK, from the coding sequence ATGTCAGTAAGAAAATTTAAGCCGGTAACTGCCGGTACGCGTTGGAGAATCGGGAATTCATATTCCGAGGTGACTACCAACAAGCCTGAAAAAAGCCTGCTGGAAACCAAAAAGAGCACCGGTGGACGGAACTCTTCAGGTCATTTAACCATGCGTTACAGAGGTGGTGGTCATAAGAAGAAATATCGTATTGTTGATTTTAAGAGAGATAAGCATGATGTGGCCGCTAAAGTGGTAAGCATCGAATACGATCCAAACCGTACAGCGTTCATCGCGCTTTTGGAATATGCTGATGGCGAAAAGCGTTATATCATTGCTCCACAGGGATTGGTTGTAGGTACAGAAGTGATCAGCGGTAATGCTGTGGCTCCTGAAATTGGAAATGCGCTGCAATTGAAAAATATGCCCCTGGGTACCAATGTGCACAACATTGAGCTGAACCCGGGTCAGGGTGGAAAGATCTCCCGTAGCGCCGGTGCTTCTGCACAGTTAACCAACAAGGAAGAAAAATACGCTGTATTGAAAATGCCTTCCGGTGAGCTGAGAAAAGTACTGATCAATTGTTTTGCAACCGTTGGAGTGGTAAGCAACAGCGACCACAGTCTTCAGAGCATGGGTAAAGCCGGTAGAAACCGCTGGAAGGGTATCCGCCCCAGAAACCGTGGTGTGGCCATGAACCCAGTAGATCACCCGATGGGTGGTGGTGAAGGACGTGCTTCCGGAGGTCATCCGCGCAGCCGTACCGGTAAATACGCAAAAGGTGAGAAGACAAGAACAGTGGGTAAATCAAGTGATAAGCTCATCCTTCAGCGTAAAAACGGTAGCAAACTGGCTAAGTAA
- the rplW gene encoding 50S ribosomal protein L23, with the protein MKPSEILIKPILTEKANAQQEKLRRYAFKVAKKSNKLEIKKAIETFYGVTVTSVNTVVAPAKNKTRYTKAGFIQGRKAGYKKAYVTVAEGEEIDLYANI; encoded by the coding sequence ATGAAACCATCTGAGATATTAATCAAACCGATTTTAACCGAAAAAGCAAATGCTCAGCAGGAGAAACTGCGCCGGTACGCTTTTAAGGTAGCAAAAAAATCAAATAAGCTGGAAATTAAAAAAGCAATTGAAACTTTTTACGGTGTTACCGTTACCAGCGTGAATACAGTTGTGGCTCCCGCAAAAAATAAAACCCGCTATACAAAAGCAGGATTTATCCAGGGACGGAAGGCTGGTTACAAAAAGGCATATGTAACCGTTGCCGAAGGTGAAGAGATTGACCTGTATGCAAATATTTAA
- the mutS gene encoding DNA mismatch repair protein MutS has product MAKAKNNNPQDTPLMQQHKAIKQKYPDAVLLFRVGDFYETFGQDAVIASQVLGITLTKRNNGAAASLDLAGFPHHSLDTYLHKLVKAGYRVAICDQLEDPKQAKGLVKRGVTEMLTPGTAINDKLLEHNSNNFLAGIHFADDEQFGLAFLDLSTGEFFVAEGDREYADKLLQSFRPAEVVFQRHQQKKYKEYFASKTYIYTLDEWIFDKQYAQDVLLKHFQTHSLKGFGIGEMEKGITAAGAVIHYLKDTEHPNLQHITSIGSIHKNEFLWMDKFTIRNLELAGGPADGHTLLKVLDNTVSPMGARLLKRWIIFPLIDLHKINERLDVVETMIKDPELRQLLTQSIKLCGDIERLVAKIPTKKINPREILQLARGLQQVAIIKETCLAQSNTYLQRVGDALNPCPVIAEKISREIVEQPPATIAKGGVIQSGILEELDELRIISSDGKAYLTKLQVKEAEATGISSLKVGFNNVFGYYLEVTNVHKNKVPENWIRKQTLANAERYITPELKEYEEKITGAEEKILLLEQQLYDQLLNELFEYLAPVQANGNLIAILDCLACFAHNAIHYQYKKPKVYEDSVWSVKEGRHPVIERNLAVGESYIHNDLELNKADQQIIILTGPNMSGKSALLRQTALITLMAHMGSFVPATEAHISLTDKIFTRVGASDNLSGGESTFMVEMNETASIINNITDRSLVLLDEIGRGTSTYDGISIAWSIAEYLHQSPHQPKTLFATHYHELNELEEKLERVKNYHVTNKEIGNKIIFLRKLARGGSTHSFGIHVAKMAGMPPALIQRANEILAQLENKHMHEDGAGKNIQEKIRDVNAPQFQLSIFDAHSETFDSIRKALADIDINRLTPVEALLKLQEIKAKIQ; this is encoded by the coding sequence ATGGCAAAGGCAAAAAATAACAACCCGCAGGACACTCCGCTCATGCAGCAGCACAAGGCGATTAAACAAAAATATCCGGATGCTGTATTGCTGTTTCGTGTAGGTGATTTTTATGAAACCTTTGGCCAGGATGCCGTTATCGCATCCCAGGTACTGGGCATAACCCTTACCAAAAGAAACAACGGGGCTGCCGCTTCGCTGGACCTTGCCGGCTTTCCGCACCATTCACTGGACACCTACCTGCATAAGCTTGTAAAGGCAGGCTACCGGGTGGCCATCTGCGATCAGCTGGAAGACCCCAAACAGGCGAAAGGGCTCGTAAAACGGGGCGTAACAGAAATGCTGACCCCCGGCACTGCCATCAACGACAAACTCCTCGAACACAATAGCAACAACTTCCTGGCGGGAATCCATTTTGCGGACGACGAACAATTCGGCCTCGCTTTTCTTGATCTTTCCACCGGGGAATTTTTTGTAGCGGAGGGCGACCGCGAATATGCCGATAAACTGTTACAAAGTTTCCGGCCGGCGGAAGTGGTGTTCCAACGCCATCAGCAAAAAAAATACAAGGAATACTTTGCCAGTAAGACCTATATCTACACCCTGGATGAGTGGATCTTCGACAAGCAGTATGCGCAGGACGTGCTGTTAAAACATTTCCAGACCCACTCGCTGAAAGGTTTTGGAATCGGCGAAATGGAAAAAGGCATCACGGCCGCCGGCGCTGTTATCCATTACCTGAAAGATACCGAGCATCCCAACCTGCAACATATTACCTCCATCGGTAGTATTCATAAGAACGAGTTTCTGTGGATGGATAAATTCACCATCCGCAACCTGGAACTGGCAGGCGGACCGGCAGATGGACATACACTTTTAAAAGTGCTCGACAATACCGTATCGCCCATGGGCGCTCGCCTGTTAAAACGGTGGATCATCTTTCCCCTGATCGATCTTCACAAGATCAACGAACGGCTGGATGTGGTGGAAACCATGATCAAGGATCCTGAGCTCCGGCAGCTGCTGACCCAATCCATTAAACTTTGCGGAGATATTGAGCGGCTGGTGGCCAAGATTCCCACCAAAAAGATCAATCCCCGGGAAATACTGCAACTGGCCCGGGGCCTGCAGCAGGTGGCCATCATCAAAGAGACCTGCCTGGCCCAATCGAACACCTACCTGCAACGGGTGGGTGACGCACTCAATCCCTGCCCCGTTATTGCGGAAAAAATCAGCCGCGAAATCGTTGAGCAGCCACCGGCTACCATTGCCAAAGGAGGCGTAATCCAAAGCGGGATACTGGAAGAACTGGATGAGCTGCGCATCATTTCCAGCGATGGAAAGGCCTACCTTACCAAATTACAGGTAAAGGAGGCGGAAGCAACCGGAATCAGTTCGCTTAAAGTTGGATTTAATAATGTATTCGGATACTACCTTGAAGTAACCAATGTTCACAAGAATAAAGTACCGGAAAACTGGATCCGGAAACAAACCCTGGCCAATGCCGAGCGTTATATCACCCCGGAATTAAAAGAGTATGAAGAAAAGATCACAGGAGCCGAAGAAAAAATATTATTGCTGGAACAACAGTTATACGACCAGCTGCTCAACGAGTTGTTCGAATACCTGGCGCCCGTACAGGCCAACGGTAATTTAATTGCAATACTCGATTGTTTGGCCTGTTTTGCCCACAACGCCATTCATTACCAGTACAAAAAACCAAAGGTTTACGAGGATTCGGTATGGAGCGTGAAAGAAGGCCGGCACCCCGTAATTGAGCGGAACCTGGCCGTTGGCGAAAGTTATATACACAACGATCTGGAGCTCAATAAGGCCGATCAGCAGATCATCATTCTTACGGGACCTAATATGAGCGGTAAATCGGCCTTGCTGCGCCAAACCGCGCTCATAACACTTATGGCGCATATGGGCAGCTTCGTTCCGGCCACGGAAGCACATATTTCGCTGACCGATAAGATTTTTACCCGGGTTGGCGCCTCTGACAATTTAAGCGGCGGAGAGAGCACTTTTATGGTGGAAATGAATGAAACCGCCTCTATCATTAATAATATTACCGACCGAAGCCTGGTACTGCTGGATGAGATCGGCCGGGGTACTTCCACTTACGACGGAATCTCTATTGCCTGGAGCATTGCAGAGTATCTCCATCAGTCGCCCCATCAGCCCAAGACCCTGTTTGCCACCCATTACCATGAGCTTAACGAACTGGAAGAAAAGCTGGAACGGGTAAAGAATTACCATGTTACCAATAAAGAGATCGGTAATAAAATCATTTTTCTCCGCAAACTGGCCCGGGGCGGCAGTACCCACAGTTTCGGGATCCATGTGGCCAAAATGGCTGGTATGCCGCCCGCATTGATCCAGCGGGCAAACGAGATTCTTGCCCAGCTGGAAAATAAGCACATGCATGAAGACGGGGCCGGAAAAAACATCCAGGAAAAGATCAGGGATGTAAATGCGCCTCAGTTCCAGTTGTCGATCTTTGACGCCCACAGCGAAACCTTTGATTCGATCCGCAAAGCGCTTGCCGATATTGACATTAACCGTCTCACACCTGTGGAAGCATTGCTGAAATTGCAGGAGATCAAGGCGAAGATCCAGTAA
- the rplD gene encoding 50S ribosomal protein L4 — protein MQIEVLNIEGKSTGRSVELPDDIFGAEPNDHVIYLAVKQYLAAQRQGTHKVKTRAEVQGASRKLHKQKGTGGSRKGNIRNPLYKGGGTIFGPKPRDYSFKLNKKVKDLAKISALSYKAKANAILVVEDISLEAPKTKTLATALSKWNVGEKKSMFILAEPNENIELSLRNVPSVLALPLSDINTYDIVNSEVLVLSEGAAKIFSEDLEEAVEA, from the coding sequence ATGCAAATTGAAGTTTTAAATATAGAAGGTAAAAGCACCGGTCGTTCTGTTGAACTGCCTGATGATATTTTTGGAGCGGAGCCTAATGACCATGTAATTTATCTGGCTGTTAAGCAGTATTTAGCTGCACAGCGTCAGGGAACCCACAAAGTAAAAACCCGTGCGGAAGTACAGGGCGCCAGCCGGAAGCTGCACAAGCAAAAAGGAACCGGAGGCAGCCGTAAAGGTAATATCCGTAACCCTTTATACAAAGGTGGTGGTACCATTTTTGGACCCAAACCCCGCGACTATAGCTTTAAGCTGAATAAGAAAGTAAAAGACCTGGCAAAGATCTCTGCACTTTCCTATAAAGCAAAGGCAAACGCCATCCTGGTGGTAGAAGATATCAGCCTGGAAGCGCCTAAAACAAAAACATTGGCCACTGCTTTAAGCAAATGGAATGTAGGTGAAAAGAAGTCAATGTTCATTTTAGCCGAGCCCAATGAAAATATTGAATTGTCATTGCGCAATGTACCTTCTGTACTGGCGTTACCGCTGAGCGATATCAATACGTATGATATTGTAAATTCAGAGGTGCTGGTACTTTCTGAAGGTGCTGCAAAAATATTTTCTGAAGATTTAGAAGAGGCTGTAGAAGCTTAA
- a CDS encoding RNA methyltransferase yields the protein MRKLSMEELGRMSVEAFKESEKIPIVVVLENIRSAYNVGSVFRTSDAFRVEAIYITGYSAKPPHKEVKKTALGAEETVSWMHFANAGEAIAALRESNHTILAVEQVEGSTKLHQLNWDGQTKIAVVFGNEVSGVEQSTIALCDGCLEIPQLGVKHSLNIATAAGVVLWELVRKKIP from the coding sequence ATGCGTAAGTTAAGCATGGAAGAGTTGGGGCGGATGTCGGTGGAGGCGTTCAAGGAGTCGGAAAAAATCCCGATCGTGGTTGTCCTGGAAAATATCCGCAGCGCCTATAACGTGGGTAGCGTGTTCCGGACCTCCGATGCGTTCCGGGTGGAAGCGATCTATATTACCGGTTACTCGGCAAAACCTCCTCATAAAGAAGTGAAGAAGACCGCCCTGGGAGCGGAGGAAACCGTAAGCTGGATGCATTTTGCAAATGCAGGGGAAGCCATTGCCGCATTGCGGGAATCGAATCACACCATACTGGCTGTAGAACAGGTTGAAGGGAGTACAAAGCTGCACCAGTTAAACTGGGATGGGCAAACCAAAATTGCCGTGGTATTTGGAAATGAAGTGAGCGGAGTAGAGCAATCGACGATTGCCTTATGCGACGGCTGCCTGGAAATTCCACAACTGGGCGTGAAACATTCCCTGAATATTGCTACGGCAGCGGGGGTGGTGCTGTGGGAACTGGTCAGGAAAAAGATACCTTGA
- a CDS encoding phosphatidylinositol-specific phospholipase C/glycerophosphodiester phosphodiesterase family protein — protein MKIWMFLLCCLIASGASAQQRTYTVQQAHSHNDYEQKRPFGLAYDNGFGSIEADVFLVNGTLPVAHNARDIRPDRDLKSLYLDPIKACIRKNNGTVYADRSKKLQLLIDCKTEGVATLNAIISTLKRYPEITGNKTVRIVITGNRPNKDSLIYYPSFIWFDGELTNIYTRKNLARVALFSANFKNYSAWNGTGNLDSASKVTLEVAIQVARKAGTPIRFWGAPDNKEAWEMFRKLGVGYINTDRIAELATFLKGPEQLPR, from the coding sequence ATGAAGATTTGGATGTTTCTTCTTTGTTGCCTGATTGCGTCCGGAGCCAGTGCCCAGCAGCGGACCTATACCGTTCAGCAGGCACATTCTCATAATGATTATGAGCAAAAACGGCCTTTTGGGCTGGCCTATGACAACGGGTTTGGTTCCATTGAGGCCGATGTGTTTCTTGTAAATGGTACCCTGCCGGTGGCTCATAATGCCAGGGACATCCGCCCGGACAGGGATCTGAAAAGCCTTTACCTCGATCCGATAAAGGCATGTATCCGGAAGAACAACGGGACGGTTTACGCAGACCGGAGTAAAAAACTGCAGTTGCTGATCGATTGCAAAACGGAAGGTGTTGCTACGCTAAATGCCATTATTAGCACATTAAAACGGTACCCTGAGATCACGGGCAATAAAACGGTTCGGATCGTAATCACCGGCAACCGGCCCAATAAGGACTCCTTAATTTATTATCCCTCCTTCATCTGGTTTGATGGGGAACTAACCAATATATATACCCGGAAGAACCTGGCCCGGGTAGCGCTGTTCAGCGCCAATTTTAAAAATTATTCGGCGTGGAACGGTACGGGAAATCTGGATAGTGCCTCAAAAGTCACCCTTGAAGTAGCCATTCAGGTTGCCCGTAAGGCCGGCACGCCTATCCGTTTCTGGGGGGCACCGGACAATAAAGAAGCCTGGGAAATGTTCCGGAAACTGGGTGTCGGTTATATCAATACCGACAGGATCGCTGAATTGGCTACATTTCTCAAAGGGCCAGAACAGCTTCCCCGGTAA
- the rpsC gene encoding 30S ribosomal protein S3, producing the protein MGQKANPIGNRLGIIRGWESNWYGSKKDFASKLIEDNKIRTYLNARINKGGISKIVIERTLGKLIITIHTSKPGIIIGKGGGEVDRIKEELKKLTQNDDVQINILEIRRPETDAMIVGDTIARQIENRINFKRATKMAIASALRMGAEGIKVKLSGRLGGAEIARSEEFKQGRVPLHTFRMDIDYANVFAQTVYGKIGIKVWICKGEVLAKRDLNPNFISGNDKNVGGGERRDHRRDDRRGDRRGGGRDKRN; encoded by the coding sequence ATGGGTCAAAAAGCAAATCCAATTGGTAACAGGTTAGGCATCATCCGTGGATGGGAATCTAACTGGTATGGAAGCAAAAAAGATTTTGCTTCTAAGTTAATCGAAGACAATAAAATCAGAACATACCTGAACGCCCGTATCAATAAGGGAGGTATCTCTAAAATTGTTATCGAAAGAACCTTAGGGAAATTAATTATTACCATTCATACTTCCAAGCCCGGCATTATCATCGGTAAAGGTGGTGGCGAGGTAGATCGCATCAAGGAAGAACTGAAGAAGCTGACTCAGAATGATGATGTACAGATCAATATCCTGGAAATCCGTCGTCCTGAAACCGATGCCATGATCGTTGGTGATACTATTGCCCGCCAGATCGAGAACCGGATCAACTTTAAGCGTGCCACCAAAATGGCCATTGCTTCTGCGCTGCGCATGGGTGCGGAAGGAATTAAGGTAAAGCTGAGCGGCCGTTTGGGTGGTGCTGAAATTGCCCGTAGCGAAGAATTCAAACAAGGTCGGGTGCCCCTGCACACGTTCCGGATGGACATCGATTACGCCAATGTATTTGCTCAAACCGTTTATGGAAAGATCGGTATCAAGGTTTGGATCTGTAAAGGTGAAGTGCTGGCAAAGCGTGATCTGAATCCCAACTTTATCTCCGGCAACGACAAAAATGTAGGCGGTGGTGAAAGAAGAGATCATCGCAGAGATGACCGCAGAGGCGATCGCCGTGGTGGTGGAAGAGACAAAAGGAATTAA
- the ruvX gene encoding Holliday junction resolvase RuvX, producing MSRIIAIDYGLKRTGIAVTDPLQIIATGLTTINSRELIPFLKTYCAQEQVEKIIIGEPKNWDDSDTHATPLVKKAIKEIKKHFPNLPLETVDERYTSKMAKDAMLEMGLKKMQRRNKALVDEIAATIMLQEYLGRVS from the coding sequence ATGTCCAGAATCATCGCCATCGACTATGGTTTAAAACGTACAGGAATTGCTGTTACGGATCCCTTGCAAATCATTGCCACCGGATTAACGACCATCAATTCGCGGGAACTGATCCCGTTTTTGAAAACGTATTGCGCACAGGAGCAGGTGGAAAAAATCATTATCGGTGAACCCAAAAACTGGGACGATTCGGACACCCATGCCACTCCGCTGGTAAAAAAGGCCATTAAAGAGATAAAAAAGCACTTTCCCAACCTGCCACTGGAAACGGTTGATGAACGGTATACCTCGAAAATGGCAAAGGATGCCATGCTGGAAATGGGGCTGAAGAAGATGCAACGCCGGAATAAGGCCCTGGTAGATGAAATTGCCGCTACCATTATGCTGCAGGAGTATTTGGGACGGGTTTCTTAA
- the def gene encoding peptide deformylase yields MILPIVAYGNPVLRKVAEDIDPQYPELESLIASMWETMYASNGVGLAAPQVNRPIRLFVVDSKQIIENLEEDEADLYPGDEGIVQTFINAHIQTLEGELWSYNEGCLSIPKIREDVARNQTVTLTYQDENFQQHTRTFSGITARVILHEYDHIEGKLFIDYLPPLRKKLIKGKLNDISNGKIRVDYKMSFN; encoded by the coding sequence ATGATATTACCAATCGTTGCCTACGGCAACCCCGTTTTAAGAAAAGTAGCAGAAGATATTGATCCGCAGTATCCTGAGCTGGAATCGCTGATTGCGTCTATGTGGGAAACCATGTATGCCAGCAATGGGGTAGGGCTGGCTGCGCCGCAGGTAAACCGGCCGATTCGGCTTTTCGTAGTAGACAGCAAGCAGATCATCGAAAACCTGGAAGAAGATGAAGCGGATCTCTATCCCGGAGATGAAGGCATCGTGCAGACCTTTATTAATGCACATATCCAAACGCTTGAAGGCGAGCTATGGAGTTACAACGAGGGGTGCCTGAGCATCCCTAAAATACGGGAAGACGTGGCACGCAATCAAACAGTGACGCTTACCTACCAGGATGAAAATTTTCAACAGCACACGCGTACCTTCAGTGGTATCACGGCCCGCGTTATCTTACACGAATACGATCATATAGAGGGAAAACTATTTATTGATTACCTGCCCCCGTTGCGGAAAAAGCTGATCAAGGGGAAACTGAATGATATTTCCAACGGGAAAATCCGTGTAGACTATAAAATGTCTTTTAATTAG
- the rpsJ gene encoding 30S ribosomal protein S10, whose translation MSQRIRIKLQSYDHNLVDKSAEKIVKTVRSTGAVVTGPIPLPTHRKIFTVLRSPHVNKKSREQFQLATHKRLLDIYTSSSRTVDALSKLDLPSGVEVEIKA comes from the coding sequence ATGTCACAGAGAATCAGAATTAAATTACAGTCTTACGATCACAACCTGGTTGACAAATCAGCAGAGAAAATCGTAAAAACAGTGCGCAGCACTGGTGCAGTTGTTACCGGGCCTATTCCTTTGCCCACTCACCGTAAAATTTTTACTGTGTTGCGTTCTCCACACGTAAATAAGAAGAGCCGTGAGCAGTTTCAGTTAGCTACTCATAAAAGATTATTGGATATCTATACTTCTTCTTCCCGTACGGTAGATGCGCTGTCGAAGCTGGATCTGCCCAGTGGCGTGGAAGTTGAGATCAAGGCCTAA
- the rplV gene encoding 50S ribosomal protein L22: MEAVAKLRNYPTSPRKMRLLADLIRGQRVDLVLAELEHNPKHPAVPLRKLVLSAIVNWKQANEGADESGLVVKTIYVDGGRTLKRMRPAPQGRGYRVRKRSNHVTLVVDVAGEDKKAAKKVKAAAKAAPVEEVKEASAKAPAKKKAAAKKSTKESKKA; encoded by the coding sequence ATGGAAGCAGTAGCAAAACTTAGAAATTATCCGACTTCGCCTCGTAAAATGAGGTTGTTGGCTGATTTGATTCGTGGCCAAAGAGTGGATTTGGTGTTGGCCGAACTGGAGCACAACCCCAAACACCCCGCAGTACCTTTGCGCAAGCTGGTATTAAGCGCCATTGTAAACTGGAAGCAGGCCAATGAAGGAGCAGATGAATCAGGCTTAGTGGTAAAAACCATTTATGTAGACGGTGGCCGTACATTAAAGCGCATGCGCCCCGCTCCGCAAGGCCGTGGCTACCGTGTTCGTAAACGCAGCAACCATGTAACCCTCGTGGTAGATGTGGCTGGTGAAGATAAAAAAGCCGCAAAAAAGGTAAAGGCCGCCGCTAAAGCAGCGCCTGTTGAAGAAGTGAAGGAAGCAAGTGCAAAAGCCCCGGCTAAGAAGAAGGCTGCTGCAAAAAAGTCAACTAAAGAATCTAAAAAAGCATAA